In the genome of Raphanus sativus cultivar WK10039 chromosome 9, ASM80110v3, whole genome shotgun sequence, the window tccatgattttaggtaattttgtttatttgttatattcttattaagtttaagctaaattatcattgatgtattatttgttttgagctgtgtcactaaataattaatttaaataatagtcttgatgaatattctatataaataaaaacaaattttattttattaatattaaacttatatgttatattagcttttcttatttatcaaatttttattaggttttagacttttagataggttattaatttattattagtttctaactattcactaatttattttaatgatataaagtttatatgctatattaaataattgattacaaaataatattttagaactataagaaaagataattcttctatatatattcttttttgtgcctatctgaaaacaatatttttattaaaaaaggtaaaagaaaaattaagatacaaaacaatttattattaaatattagtcaacataaaaatataaatatattttctaaactatctctaagatatgagtgttttaaaaaaacttaacacaataataagtatatattttgattaaaagtatttgatatatataaatattttaatgtttgatttaactatttaaaaacataaataataatttattatgctgattttatattaataagacataaactaataagtatttataagaaatttatgcctGCATGTGctggcaaaacacctagttgtCTACTAATTCTTAGGTCCACTAGAATAAAACCTGCACTTTTATATATAGAGTATGATTAGGTAAGAGATAGAGACTTTGAACATATTTTTGTCACCTCATAGAGATTATAGAAATGTGTATGTTAAAGAGGAAGGGGACCATAcatgaaatgaaaagaaaagattcGGAGGATAATACCATTAGAAAGTTGGACATCGTATTGATAAATAGTGTTACCCAAAAACATGGCACTATCTATGCATGGTTTCCACTTTGTATATTACATTACAGTGGTTTATCTATGTAAAAATTTGGAAGATTATGGTTTGTAAACACATCCAATAGGCCAATATCAAAGTATAATGTTTGGTCCGTGACTCATCATCCTCTAGTCAATTAGAGTTGGCTAACCAgacatttattttaatcacattCTCATTTGTTCTGGTGCCAATcaataagttatttttatacgttattggttttattttctactcattttgaaaaaaaaaatgtttattgatCAGAAATTTAATCCAAACTATAGAAACATAGGGGAATGTTGTTTCCTTTCTCCACATAGGTCTTGCTATGTTCCTCCAACACGTAGCACTATAAATAGTAACCCCCAACACACTCAAAATACTCAACTGCTCTCCAAAACAGAAACAGAACCAAAACTAATAGTTACACggagagagaaagaaataaagaatgATTGAGACGGTTAAGCACCTGATTGGCTCCGGTGGCCGAAGCGGATTCGGATCAAGATCCACAGCCGAACATGTCACTGCTAAATCTGACCTACGATCTCTTACCGCCATCATCACTGGAGCGACGTCGGGTATAGGAGCGGAGACGGCGCGAGTTCTGGCAAAGCGTGGAGCGAGGCTTGTGATTCCGGCTAGGAGTCTCAAAACCGCCGAGGAAACAAAGTCACGTATCCTCTCCGAGTTTCCTGATGCGGAGATCATCGTCATGCATCTCGATCTCAGCTCCCTCGCCTCCGTCCGTAGATTCGTAGACGATTTCGAATCTCTTCATCTCCCTCTCAACATCCTCATGTAAAcaaacattcttcttgatcacccCCAAGaatcacacatatatatatatgataattaatcaATGTCCGGTATAATATTACAGCAACAATGCCGGAAAATACGCGCACAAGCACGCCATCTCTGAGGACGGCGTTGAGATGACCTTCGCCACTAATTATCTCGgtaatcattattattttttaagaaaattaatcattgatttatttttcattttatatggTCCGTCTAATTAATGGTGATTAGGTGACTAAACTTTAACACATGTGGTTTTGGTCTGGACGCGCAGGCCATTTTCTGCTCACTAAACTGCTGTTAAAGAATCTGATCGAAACGGCGGCGCTAACTGGCGTTCAAGGCCGCATCGTCAACGTTACATCGGTGGTCTACAGCTGGTTCTCCGGCGATATGTTGCAATATCTCGCCGATATCTCCCGAAACAATAGGTATATTAATTTAACTATATGTATTCaaaaagctatatatatatatattccaatCATTTAATCATCATTTTGCgaatgatttaattttatattattaattaaaaaggtGATATGCGACGACAAAATATAATCGCCGTCGTCCTTCCTCACTAAtttctttttactatttaatttgcTTCCACAGAATAATAGTACTAAATTATTGACTTGCGTTTTGTAGAAGCTACGACGCGACCCGAGCGTACGCGCTCTCCAAGCTCGCCAATGTTCTCCACACCATAGAACTCTCCCGGATTCTACATGTAAGTAATTAAACATAACTAccttcttcatttttttccatatctttgttgataaattaatattttgatctcattaaattaatagataatttgatttattttctgtATAGAAAATGGATGCTAATGTAACGGCCAACTGTGTTCATCCTGGAATCGTGAGAACACGCCTCACACGAGACCGAGAAGGTCTCATCACTGATTTAGTCTTTTTCTTGACCTCCAAGCTATTGAAGTCCGTTCCTCAGGTACCTAATTAGGtagatcattttattttatgtacgCACACATATAAATCTTACAGAAACTGATCTGgtctattaattat includes:
- the LOC108825902 gene encoding short-chain dehydrogenase TIC 32 B, chloroplastic-like; translation: MIETVKHLIGSGGRSGFGSRSTAEHVTAKSDLRSLTAIITGATSGIGAETARVLAKRGARLVIPARSLKTAEETKSRILSEFPDAEIIVMHLDLSSLASVRRFVDDFESLHLPLNILINNAGKYAHKHAISEDGVEMTFATNYLGHFLLTKLLLKNLIETAALTGVQGRIVNVTSVVYSWFSGDMLQYLADISRNNRSYDATRAYALSKLANVLHTIELSRILHKMDANVTANCVHPGIVRTRLTRDREGLITDLVFFLTSKLLKSVPQAAATTCYVATSPRLRNVCGKYFSDCNEARTSKLGSCSVKAQRLWTASELLVSPASCTPQLYQTCKYSLTNDVICKSQAL